The following are encoded in a window of Haloplanus vescus genomic DNA:
- a CDS encoding FKBP-type peptidyl-prolyl cis-trans isomerase, whose amino-acid sequence MAITEGDTVTITYTGRLDDGTVFDTTEESVAEEAGMLEEQPEREFEPMQIEVGAGNLIEGFEAALIGMDVDEEKTVTIPPEEAYGEAEGDRVREFPRSDFEEMVGQEPAEGMQVRAQGGASGTVVSVSDDTVEVDFEHPLAGETLTFDIEVHDIE is encoded by the coding sequence ATGGCTATTACTGAAGGTGACACCGTCACCATCACGTACACCGGTCGACTCGACGACGGAACCGTCTTCGACACCACGGAGGAGTCCGTCGCCGAAGAAGCGGGGATGCTGGAGGAGCAGCCCGAGCGCGAGTTCGAGCCCATGCAGATCGAGGTGGGCGCGGGCAACCTCATCGAAGGGTTCGAGGCGGCGCTCATCGGGATGGACGTAGACGAGGAGAAGACGGTCACCATCCCGCCGGAGGAGGCCTATGGCGAGGCGGAAGGCGACCGAGTCCGCGAGTTCCCGCGTAGCGACTTCGAGGAGATGGTCGGGCAGGAGCCCGCCGAAGGGATGCAGGTTCGAGCGCAGGGCGGCGCGTCGGGCACCGTCGTGAGCGTGAGCGACGACACGGTCGAAGTCGACTTCGAACACCCGCTGGCTGGCGAGACGCTGACGTTCGACATCGAAGTCCACGACATCGAGTAG
- a CDS encoding 4a-hydroxytetrahydrobiopterin dehydratase, producing the protein MTLADEPCEACSSDDDPLTPEEYEPYLADVRSDVWQVVDAHHLTGNYEFDDFRDALEFTYEVGELAEEEWHHPDIELSWGAVEIRMWTHKIDGLHKTDFVMAARMDRIYEAYEPED; encoded by the coding sequence ATGACTCTCGCCGACGAGCCGTGTGAAGCGTGTTCGAGCGACGACGACCCGCTCACGCCCGAGGAGTACGAACCGTATCTGGCCGACGTGCGCTCGGACGTGTGGCAGGTCGTCGATGCCCACCACCTGACCGGCAACTACGAGTTCGACGACTTCCGGGATGCGTTGGAGTTCACCTACGAAGTGGGCGAACTCGCCGAAGAGGAGTGGCACCACCCCGATATCGAGCTCTCGTGGGGCGCGGTGGAGATACGGATGTGGACCCACAAAATCGACGGCCTCCACAAGACGGACTTCGTGATGGCGGCCCGGATGGACCGCATCTACGAGGCGTACGAACCCGAGGACTGA
- a CDS encoding NAD(P)/FAD-dependent oxidoreductase encodes MASVAVVGGGPAGLSAALFAAKNGLDATVFDTDETWMHKAHLFNYPGVGSIGGSEFMGVLRQQVDDFGVEREQGTEVTSVSTDGDGFTVATEDGDHDADYLVLATGADRSLAGDLGCEMTDDGVVDVSVEMETSVDDAYATGAMGRSEEWQAVIAAGDGAAAALNILTKEKGEHYHDFDVPADASETFGAMADDEA; translated from the coding sequence ATGGCATCAGTTGCAGTAGTCGGTGGCGGCCCTGCGGGACTGAGCGCTGCGCTCTTCGCGGCGAAAAACGGCCTCGATGCGACCGTCTTCGACACGGACGAGACGTGGATGCACAAGGCCCACCTGTTCAACTACCCCGGCGTCGGCTCCATCGGCGGCAGCGAGTTCATGGGCGTCCTGCGCCAGCAAGTCGACGACTTCGGCGTCGAGCGCGAACAAGGGACGGAGGTCACGAGTGTCTCGACCGACGGCGACGGCTTCACCGTCGCCACCGAAGACGGCGACCACGACGCCGACTACCTCGTGTTGGCGACGGGCGCCGACCGGAGTCTCGCCGGGGACCTCGGCTGTGAGATGACCGACGACGGCGTGGTGGACGTGAGCGTCGAGATGGAGACGAGCGTCGACGACGCCTACGCGACGGGCGCGATGGGCCGGAGTGAGGAGTGGCAGGCCGTCATCGCCGCGGGCGACGGCGCCGCCGCCGCGCTCAACATCCTGACCAAGGAGAAAGGCGAGCACTACCACGACTTCGACGTGCCGGCGGACGCGTCGGAGACGTTCGGTGCGATGGCCGACGACGAAGCATAA